In Brevibacterium zhoupengii, the following are encoded in one genomic region:
- a CDS encoding MarR family winged helix-turn-helix transcriptional regulator, whose product MMSEPRWLSGPDQRAWRSYLTGSQLLTTQLDKELRENHSIGMPEYEILVRLSEHEDRTMRMALLAMDTTMSRSRLTHSVARMEKKGLLERFSIPEDGRGVNCQMTEAGWQLLVSMAPTHVAGVRDHLVDLLEPEEMEILGHIFGKVTAHMREIGEGPVDTPPSAVEPTTSAP is encoded by the coding sequence ATGATGAGCGAACCACGCTGGCTCAGCGGCCCCGATCAACGGGCCTGGAGAAGCTATCTCACCGGTTCACAGCTGCTGACAACGCAGCTGGACAAGGAACTGCGGGAGAACCACAGCATCGGAATGCCCGAGTACGAGATCCTGGTGCGGTTGAGCGAACATGAGGATCGGACGATGCGCATGGCTCTGCTCGCCATGGATACGACGATGTCGCGCTCACGTCTGACGCACAGCGTGGCGCGGATGGAGAAGAAGGGCCTCCTCGAACGCTTTTCGATCCCCGAAGACGGGCGTGGAGTCAACTGCCAGATGACCGAGGCCGGATGGCAGCTCCTCGTGTCCATGGCGCCCACCCATGTGGCAGGCGTCCGCGATCATCTCGTCGATCTGCTCGAACCGGAGGAGATGGAGATCCTCGGTCACATCTTCGGCAAGGTCACCGCCCATATGCGCGAGATCGGCGAGGGCCCGGTCGACACTCCGCCGTCAGCCGTCGAACCCACCACGTCTGCCCCCTGA
- the hemL gene encoding glutamate-1-semialdehyde 2,1-aminomutase → MKHETAKSAALFERAEHVIPGGVNSPVRAFKAVGGTPRFITSATGAWLRDADGNDYIDLIGSWGPMIMGHSRPEVLAAVQEAAVKGFSFGTPSTGEVELAEEIVARVDPVEQVRLVSSGTEATMSAIRLARGYTGRAKIVKFAGCYHGHVDALLAQAGSGLATFSLPDTPGVTGAQASDTIIVDYNDAAGLEAVFAEHGDEIACVITEASPGNMGVVPPRDGFTNTIRRLTKANGALMISDEVMTGFRVSDAGWYGYEAQSLGYPEGPADLFTFGKVMGGGFPAAAFGGRADVMEHLAPTGPVYQAGTLSGNPVATAAGLTTLKLTTELDVYSHIARAADILRPAVASALEAEGVEHTIQSANSMFSVFFTDREVINYDDARTQNVDRYSAFFNAMLDQGIHMPPSAFEAWFLSYAHTDEILDRIITALPAAAKAAAGVPNTQGN, encoded by the coding sequence ATGAAACACGAGACTGCGAAGTCGGCCGCGCTGTTCGAGCGCGCCGAACACGTCATCCCCGGTGGAGTGAACTCACCGGTGCGGGCCTTCAAAGCCGTCGGAGGCACCCCGCGCTTCATCACCTCGGCGACCGGAGCCTGGCTGCGCGACGCCGACGGCAATGACTACATCGACCTCATCGGTTCCTGGGGGCCCATGATCATGGGCCACTCCCGCCCCGAGGTGCTCGCGGCCGTGCAGGAAGCCGCCGTCAAGGGCTTCTCCTTCGGCACCCCGTCGACCGGTGAGGTCGAACTCGCCGAGGAGATCGTGGCCCGGGTCGACCCCGTTGAGCAGGTGCGTCTGGTGTCTTCGGGCACCGAAGCGACCATGAGCGCCATCCGCTTGGCCCGTGGCTACACGGGCCGGGCGAAGATCGTGAAGTTCGCCGGCTGCTACCACGGCCACGTCGACGCCCTCCTGGCCCAGGCCGGCTCCGGGTTGGCCACCTTCTCCCTGCCCGATACCCCCGGCGTCACCGGGGCGCAGGCCTCGGACACGATCATCGTCGACTACAACGATGCCGCTGGTCTGGAAGCCGTCTTCGCCGAACACGGTGACGAGATCGCCTGCGTCATCACAGAGGCCAGCCCCGGAAACATGGGCGTCGTGCCTCCTCGCGACGGTTTCACCAACACCATCCGCCGTCTGACCAAGGCCAACGGCGCGCTGATGATCAGCGACGAGGTGATGACCGGATTCCGCGTCTCGGACGCCGGTTGGTACGGCTATGAGGCCCAATCGCTCGGCTACCCCGAGGGACCGGCCGACCTGTTCACCTTCGGCAAGGTCATGGGCGGTGGCTTCCCGGCCGCGGCCTTCGGCGGACGCGCCGACGTGATGGAGCATCTGGCTCCGACGGGCCCCGTCTACCAGGCGGGAACCCTGTCCGGAAACCCCGTGGCCACGGCCGCCGGTCTGACCACGCTCAAGCTCACGACCGAACTCGATGTGTACTCGCACATTGCCCGAGCCGCGGACATTCTGCGGCCAGCAGTCGCCTCGGCGCTGGAGGCCGAAGGTGTGGAGCACACCATCCAGTCGGCGAACTCGATGTTCTCCGTCTTCTTCACCGACCGTGAGGTCATCAACTACGACGACGCCAGAACACAGAACGTCGACCGCTACTCCGCGTTCTTCAATGCCATGCTCGATCAGGGCATCCACATGCCGCCGAGCGCCTTCGAAGCCTGGTTCCTGTCCTACGCTCACACCGATGAGATCCTGGATCGGATCATCACGGCACTGCCTGCCGCAGCCAAGGCCGCGGCAGGTGTACCGAACACGCAGGGGAACTGA
- a CDS encoding histidine phosphatase family protein produces MAMIHLVRHGEVDNPDGILYGRLPNFGLTERGHEMARRVGEHFATAAVTPVELVASPLLRAQQTIDPMHQRLDLPVFTDDRVLEAANSFEGQKVNARRLAQPRNLARLYNPLTPSWGEPYKQIVLRMQAAMASLRAKLAKHGPDAEGVIVSHQLPIWMTRLAGEQRSLVHDPRKRECDLASITSFTFESSTLVSVSYESICADLQPKQAVSGA; encoded by the coding sequence ATGGCGATGATCCATCTGGTCAGGCACGGTGAGGTCGACAACCCCGACGGCATCCTCTACGGGCGTCTGCCGAACTTCGGGCTGACCGAACGCGGCCATGAGATGGCCCGACGCGTCGGCGAGCACTTCGCCACCGCGGCGGTCACGCCGGTCGAGCTTGTGGCATCCCCGCTGCTGCGGGCACAACAGACGATCGACCCGATGCACCAGCGACTCGACCTGCCTGTCTTCACCGATGACCGTGTGCTCGAGGCCGCGAACTCCTTCGAAGGTCAGAAGGTCAACGCGCGCCGATTGGCCCAGCCGCGCAATCTCGCGCGCCTGTACAACCCGCTGACACCCTCCTGGGGCGAGCCCTATAAGCAGATTGTGCTGCGTATGCAGGCGGCCATGGCCAGCCTGCGCGCCAAACTGGCCAAACACGGTCCCGATGCCGAGGGAGTCATCGTCTCCCATCAGCTTCCGATCTGGATGACGCGTCTGGCAGGTGAGCAGCGTTCCCTCGTCCACGACCCCCGGAAACGGGAATGTGACCTGGCTTCTATCACCAGTTTCACATTCGAATCGTCCACACTTGTTTCCGTGAGTTACGAGAGCATCTGTGCAGATCTGCAGCCCAAGCAAGCGGTGTCGGGAGCATGA
- a CDS encoding TlpA family protein disulfide reductase: MNARNPLNRRTLLTGLVAGTAMVLSACSENDELADQAGSDQGYVSGSGVVSQVAKEKRGEPLELSFETLDGKSMSLADLRPTPVVINLWYAACPPCRKEAPALKSLAEEFGDEVQFLGVNVRDQEAAANAFITNYQIPYANMLDTNGDMVALLSGVLPPQATPSTVVLDAKGRAAARVVGEVDESTLKGLIEDVQAE, encoded by the coding sequence ATGAATGCCCGCAATCCACTGAACCGCCGCACCCTCCTGACCGGGCTGGTTGCCGGCACCGCCATGGTGCTCAGCGCCTGCAGCGAGAATGACGAACTGGCCGATCAGGCCGGATCGGATCAGGGATATGTGTCGGGCTCCGGCGTCGTGTCACAGGTGGCCAAGGAGAAGCGTGGGGAACCTCTGGAGCTGAGCTTCGAAACGCTCGACGGGAAGTCGATGTCGCTGGCTGACCTTCGACCCACCCCGGTCGTCATCAACCTCTGGTACGCGGCCTGTCCGCCGTGCCGGAAGGAAGCGCCGGCGCTGAAGTCCCTGGCCGAGGAGTTCGGCGACGAGGTCCAGTTCCTCGGCGTCAACGTCCGCGACCAGGAAGCCGCAGCCAACGCCTTCATCACGAACTACCAGATTCCCTATGCGAACATGCTCGACACCAACGGCGACATGGTAGCTCTGCTCTCAGGCGTCCTCCCGCCGCAGGCCACACCCTCCACCGTCGTCCTCGATGCGAAGGGGCGCGCCGCAGCTCGGGTCGTCGGCGAGGTCGATGAGTCGACGCTCAAGGGACTCATCGAGGACGTGCAGGCGGAGTGA
- a CDS encoding cytochrome c biogenesis CcdA family protein, translated as MGADFAQTVLDGPLLLAAGAAALAGLVSFASPCVLPLVPGYVGYVTGLSGSSLKDKETWRVVVGIALFVLGFTIVFVLLGTGFSALGALFSQWQGVLIRILGVVVIIAGFVFMGGFGLLQTEHRIRARPKAGLWGAPVLGATFALGWAPCVGPTLSAVLSMSVSFGGEGTIWRGAILAFVYCLGLGIPFILLAVAIHKGAGRLTWVRRHQTAIVRAGGIMLIVLGVLMASGLWNAWMTSLQGLIYEFEVVI; from the coding sequence ATCGGGGCGGACTTCGCCCAGACGGTTCTCGACGGGCCGCTGCTTCTGGCCGCCGGCGCGGCCGCACTGGCCGGCCTCGTCTCGTTCGCCTCACCGTGCGTGCTGCCGCTGGTCCCCGGGTATGTCGGCTATGTCACCGGGTTGAGCGGATCCTCCCTCAAGGACAAGGAGACCTGGCGGGTCGTCGTCGGGATCGCACTGTTCGTCCTCGGGTTCACCATCGTCTTCGTCCTGCTGGGGACCGGATTCTCGGCCCTGGGCGCACTGTTCTCACAGTGGCAGGGTGTGCTCATCAGGATCCTCGGCGTCGTCGTCATCATCGCCGGCTTCGTCTTCATGGGCGGCTTCGGCCTCCTCCAGACCGAGCACCGAATCCGTGCTCGTCCCAAGGCAGGCCTGTGGGGTGCGCCCGTGCTCGGCGCCACCTTCGCCCTCGGCTGGGCCCCGTGCGTAGGCCCGACGCTGTCGGCAGTTCTGTCGATGTCGGTCAGCTTCGGCGGCGAGGGAACGATCTGGCGCGGCGCAATTTTGGCCTTCGTCTACTGCCTGGGCCTGGGCATTCCCTTCATCCTCCTGGCGGTGGCGATCCACAAGGGTGCCGGCCGCCTGACCTGGGTGCGCAGGCACCAGACGGCAATCGTCCGTGCCGGCGGCATCATGCTCATCGTGTTGGGCGTTCTCATGGCCTCTGGGCTGTGGAACGCGTGGATGACCTCTCTGCAGGGTCTGATCTATGAATTCGAAGTGGTGATCTAG
- the resB gene encoding cytochrome c biogenesis protein ResB — protein sequence MTQPQLGFIGMCRWAWRQLTTMRVALILLLILALAAIPGSLLPQRIQDPGRVNTFLESNGAWGEFLDTIQMFDVYSSIWFSAIYLLLMISLIGCVIPRSAQHWKAMRSAPPKAPRRLGRMPGYETFTSAMGSAESRESADQDFLDTAQARLKKLGYRTIRHDDHVAAERGYLRETGNLVFHIALLVATLTMAIGSLFGYQGQRILVEGETFTNSLVAYDSFEPGSYFDADSLPDFRLKLDDFNATFDDQAPGSQFGQPRTFDAKVTATADGKSEQHTLRVNEPVRVAGTGVYLTGNGYAPEVTVKDAKGQVVQSGPQVFIPDGGDPGYTSEGVIKVPDSAGTQMGFVGVFLPTATQNENGELVSSFAELRNPYLVMSGYTGDLGLDDGTPQSVYTIDAENMTEMTDASGNPLLIQLAEGETQELPDGGSVTFDGVKRYIAVDISQDPTQGLMLVSAIAVLLGLGLSLFIPRRRMWVRIKDGQAEVAALARGEDQMVERAAQDLAKDLADEPEVGSDDDPDDGLDSDSGPRSTRG from the coding sequence GTGACTCAGCCGCAACTGGGATTCATCGGCATGTGCCGGTGGGCGTGGCGCCAGCTGACGACGATGCGGGTGGCCCTGATCCTCCTCCTCATCCTCGCTCTGGCTGCGATCCCGGGCTCCCTGCTGCCGCAGCGGATCCAGGACCCGGGCCGAGTCAACACCTTCCTCGAGTCCAACGGTGCGTGGGGCGAGTTCCTCGACACGATCCAGATGTTCGATGTGTACTCCTCGATCTGGTTCTCCGCGATCTACCTCCTCCTGATGATCTCGCTCATCGGCTGCGTGATCCCACGTTCGGCTCAGCACTGGAAGGCCATGCGTTCGGCCCCACCCAAGGCGCCGAGGCGGTTGGGTCGGATGCCCGGATACGAAACCTTCACCTCGGCGATGGGATCCGCGGAGTCTCGCGAGAGTGCGGATCAGGACTTCCTCGACACCGCACAGGCACGCCTGAAGAAGCTCGGCTACCGCACGATTCGCCACGATGACCACGTGGCTGCCGAACGCGGCTATCTGCGTGAGACCGGCAACCTGGTCTTCCATATCGCCCTCCTCGTCGCAACTCTGACGATGGCGATCGGCTCCCTGTTCGGCTACCAGGGTCAGCGGATCCTCGTCGAGGGCGAGACCTTCACGAACTCCTTGGTCGCCTACGACTCGTTCGAACCGGGCTCCTACTTCGACGCAGACAGCCTGCCGGACTTCCGGCTCAAGCTCGACGACTTCAACGCCACCTTCGACGACCAGGCCCCGGGCAGTCAGTTCGGCCAGCCCCGGACCTTTGATGCCAAGGTCACAGCCACCGCTGACGGCAAGAGCGAGCAGCACACACTGCGGGTCAACGAGCCCGTGCGTGTGGCCGGGACGGGCGTGTACCTGACCGGGAACGGCTATGCTCCGGAGGTCACGGTCAAGGACGCCAAGGGCCAGGTCGTGCAGTCCGGGCCACAGGTCTTCATCCCCGACGGCGGAGACCCGGGCTACACCTCGGAAGGTGTCATCAAGGTGCCCGACTCTGCTGGTACCCAGATGGGCTTCGTCGGTGTGTTCCTGCCGACGGCGACTCAGAACGAGAACGGCGAACTGGTCTCGAGCTTCGCTGAACTGCGCAACCCCTACCTCGTGATGAGCGGCTACACCGGTGACCTCGGCCTCGACGATGGAACCCCGCAGTCGGTGTACACGATCGATGCAGAGAACATGACGGAGATGACCGACGCCTCGGGCAATCCTCTGCTCATCCAACTGGCCGAGGGGGAGACCCAGGAGCTGCCCGACGGTGGCTCGGTGACCTTTGACGGAGTCAAACGCTACATCGCCGTCGACATCTCTCAGGACCCGACGCAGGGCCTGATGCTCGTCAGCGCGATCGCCGTGCTGCTGGGATTGGGCCTGTCGCTGTTCATCCCGCGCCGACGCATGTGGGTGCGCATCAAGGACGGTCAGGCCGAAGTCGCGGCTTTGGCCCGCGGTGAGGATCAGATGGTCGAACGCGCGGCGCAGGACCTGGCGAAGGACCTTGCCGACGAACCCGAAGTCGGCTCTGACGATGATCCCGACGACGGCCTTGACTCGGACTCGGGTCCGCGAAGCACGCGGGGTTGA
- the ccsB gene encoding c-type cytochrome biogenesis protein CcsB — protein MDVNTDLAMWSNQLIISAMIVYAVAMIFYAFDLFGGRELKQTEASASGAAKPSNVRRTNRKTTTALLDPPQTDVSAEVTTGSGKDKPRRGARIGTALLVLAALLHVAAVLTRALSVMRVPWGNMMEYVLTATVITVIVFLIVNIKKDIRYLGTIVAGGVLLCLGLAITVFYTPAAKLIPALDSYWIAIHVPIAILSTSLLYISAILAVFQILKNAQETKNPKWLRFMRRMPASIDLERFSYTIAAVGFITWTFTLIAGAIWAEVAWSRYWGWDSKEIWTFVVWVIYAAYLHARATRGWGPTKVAVLNLIGIATVIFNFTVVNMYFNGLHSYSGLS, from the coding sequence ATGGACGTCAACACTGACCTCGCAATGTGGTCGAACCAGCTCATCATCTCGGCGATGATCGTCTACGCCGTCGCCATGATCTTCTACGCCTTCGACCTCTTCGGCGGGCGCGAGCTCAAGCAGACGGAAGCCAGCGCCAGCGGCGCCGCCAAACCTTCGAACGTGCGACGGACGAACCGGAAGACCACCACGGCTCTCCTCGATCCGCCGCAGACTGACGTTTCGGCCGAGGTCACGACCGGGTCGGGCAAGGACAAGCCTCGTCGCGGGGCGAGGATCGGCACCGCACTCCTCGTTCTCGCCGCGCTCCTGCACGTGGCCGCTGTGCTCACTCGCGCGCTGTCAGTGATGCGTGTCCCGTGGGGCAACATGATGGAATACGTCCTCACCGCCACCGTGATCACCGTCATCGTCTTCCTCATCGTCAACATCAAGAAGGACATCCGCTACCTGGGCACAATCGTGGCCGGGGGAGTGCTCCTGTGCCTGGGCCTGGCCATCACGGTCTTCTACACACCAGCTGCGAAGCTCATCCCGGCGCTCGACTCCTACTGGATCGCCATCCACGTACCGATCGCCATCCTGTCGACCTCGCTGCTCTACATCTCCGCGATCCTCGCTGTGTTCCAGATCCTCAAGAACGCGCAGGAGACCAAGAACCCGAAGTGGCTGCGGTTCATGCGCCGGATGCCCGCGAGCATCGACCTGGAGCGGTTCTCCTACACGATCGCCGCGGTCGGATTCATCACCTGGACGTTCACCCTCATCGCCGGCGCCATCTGGGCCGAGGTGGCCTGGAGCCGTTACTGGGGCTGGGACTCGAAGGAGATCTGGACATTCGTCGTCTGGGTCATCTATGCCGCATACCTGCATGCCCGCGCCACACGCGGTTGGGGACCGACAAAGGTCGCCGTGCTCAACCTCATCGGCATCGCCACGGTGATCTTCAACTTCACCGTCGTCAACATGTACTTCAACGGCCTGCACTCGTACTCAGGCCTCAGCTGA
- a CDS encoding PLD nuclease N-terminal domain-containing protein, translated as MARILIAAIVLAAAVTLYGLFDCLLRDRGLIRVLPKPVWAIIILLIPVIGFVLWYAFGRGTEDKPTAAPRRRGPSAPDDDEDYLRKVDRDVKLGKHAPEAQKPEDEAPDADDSGDSSSPDSDPRSADTDEHGSGGSTGDGRGHSN; from the coding sequence ATGGCTCGAATACTCATTGCCGCGATTGTCCTGGCGGCAGCGGTTACGTTGTACGGACTCTTCGATTGCCTTCTGCGCGATCGTGGTCTGATCCGAGTCCTGCCCAAACCAGTCTGGGCGATCATCATTCTCCTCATCCCCGTCATCGGCTTCGTGCTCTGGTACGCCTTCGGCCGCGGGACTGAGGACAAACCCACTGCAGCACCACGCCGTCGCGGGCCCAGCGCCCCTGATGACGACGAGGATTACCTGCGCAAGGTCGATCGCGACGTCAAGCTCGGCAAGCACGCTCCCGAGGCGCAGAAGCCCGAGGATGAGGCTCCCGATGCTGATGACTCCGGAGACAGCTCCTCCCCCGACTCCGATCCTCGTTCCGCCGATACCGACGAACACGGCTCTGGCGGCTCCACCGGCGACGGACGCGGTCACTCGAACTGA
- a CDS encoding DUF4229 domain-containing protein: protein MRNFWIYTLARLGIIVAVGLILQPFLGLNLVMAMAAIIIGAILSYIFLGGMRAKVAEDIETRVAKRATTPKRKNADEEAEDRIVDDEN, encoded by the coding sequence ATGCGCAACTTCTGGATCTATACCTTGGCTCGTCTGGGCATCATCGTCGCCGTTGGGCTGATTCTGCAGCCATTCCTGGGACTCAACCTCGTGATGGCTATGGCCGCGATCATCATCGGAGCCATCCTCAGCTACATCTTCCTGGGCGGTATGCGCGCCAAGGTTGCGGAGGACATCGAGACCCGTGTGGCCAAACGGGCCACGACCCCCAAGCGCAAGAACGCCGACGAGGAAGCGGAAGACCGTATCGTCGACGACGAAAACTGA
- a CDS encoding 1,4-dihydroxy-2-naphthoate polyprenyltransferase translates to MATAAQWISGARLRTLPLAVAPVLIGTGAAIGSVGGFTSFIIGDYTRNGHDFSLPQIFLRAVLALLVSLCLQIGSNFANDYSDGVRGTDDVRVGPVRLTATGLAEPSAVKRAAFLFFGIAGVAGIVLVLIAQAWWFLIVGAAAVAAAWFYTGGKKPYGYMGLGEVFVFVFFGLVATLGTMWMQVGGLSLSGWAGAVAIGSLASAVLMVNNLRDIPTDIEADKITLAVRLGEHRARIAYASLVLVPFALLVLAILDGHPAVALAILALVPALNPLKTVLRGTTGPGLIPPIKSTGLTALAFAALMGLGLAL, encoded by the coding sequence ATGGCAACTGCTGCGCAGTGGATCTCCGGAGCCCGATTACGAACATTGCCGCTGGCAGTTGCCCCTGTTCTGATCGGAACCGGTGCCGCAATCGGCTCCGTCGGCGGTTTCACTTCTTTCATCATCGGCGACTACACACGCAATGGCCACGATTTCTCGCTGCCGCAGATCTTCTTGCGGGCGGTATTGGCCCTTCTCGTCTCGCTCTGTCTGCAGATCGGTTCGAACTTCGCCAATGACTATTCAGACGGGGTTCGCGGGACCGATGACGTCCGCGTTGGTCCCGTGCGCCTGACCGCGACGGGCCTGGCCGAGCCGAGCGCAGTCAAACGCGCAGCCTTTCTGTTCTTCGGCATCGCCGGAGTCGCTGGAATCGTCCTCGTCCTCATCGCTCAGGCGTGGTGGTTTCTCATCGTCGGCGCCGCCGCCGTGGCGGCAGCCTGGTTCTACACAGGCGGCAAGAAGCCCTACGGATATATGGGGCTGGGTGAAGTCTTCGTCTTCGTCTTCTTCGGTCTCGTCGCCACCTTGGGCACGATGTGGATGCAGGTCGGCGGACTCAGCCTCAGCGGCTGGGCCGGTGCTGTGGCCATCGGCTCGCTCGCCTCGGCGGTGCTCATGGTCAACAACCTGCGTGACATCCCAACCGACATCGAGGCGGACAAGATCACCCTGGCCGTTCGCCTCGGCGAGCATCGGGCGCGCATCGCCTACGCCAGCCTTGTCCTCGTGCCCTTCGCACTGCTGGTCCTGGCGATCCTCGATGGGCATCCGGCGGTGGCGCTGGCCATCCTCGCACTGGTGCCTGCCCTCAATCCACTGAAGACGGTGCTGCGGGGAACCACCGGACCCGGACTCATTCCACCGATCAAATCAACTGGACTGACCGCACTGGCGTTCGCCGCGCTGATGGGACTCGGCCTAGCCCTGTAG
- a CDS encoding AMP-binding protein produces MSAQSVEGLPAAIDRALDGRSILVLPRNRDDSITEVAPSQWRGAGRAPALILFTSGSTGTAKAVALSADALTTSARATERFLSGPGDWHLTLPTNHIAGFQVELRARLAGREPVRTTSASFTAESFAEEAESLFARGGNRPSYTSLVPTQLHRILADDRATLAAGNFDTILLGGAVISPALLERADERGLSIVRTYGMSETAGGCVYDGVPFDGVEIMITDSSTIDLRGPVIADSYVEFSAEGQISPVDSRGLTTDDDGSRTMHTSDLGRLDDGVLSVLGRSDDIIVSGGTNVSPHELETGLLPAWQHHGIAEVLVTWVPDEEWGKLLVALVRLEDEVSPTVTAALGSSRELARRLGALEHGMHGQPLPRLAFPVTEIPNRSIGKPDRITASRLAAELAEAERRRSRIP; encoded by the coding sequence ATGAGCGCCCAGTCCGTTGAGGGCCTGCCGGCAGCGATCGATCGAGCCTTGGACGGCCGGTCGATCCTCGTCCTGCCCCGCAATCGTGATGACTCCATCACCGAGGTGGCCCCGAGCCAGTGGAGAGGTGCTGGCCGGGCACCGGCGCTGATCCTCTTCACCTCGGGCTCCACTGGCACAGCCAAGGCCGTCGCCTTATCCGCCGACGCCCTGACCACCTCGGCGCGGGCAACCGAACGGTTCCTCTCCGGCCCCGGCGATTGGCACCTCACCCTGCCCACGAACCACATCGCAGGGTTCCAGGTGGAGCTGCGGGCCCGGCTTGCGGGACGGGAACCGGTGAGGACCACCTCGGCGTCCTTCACGGCCGAGTCCTTCGCCGAGGAGGCCGAGAGTCTGTTCGCACGCGGCGGCAATCGGCCGAGCTACACCTCACTGGTGCCCACCCAGCTGCACCGGATCCTGGCCGATGATCGGGCCACGCTTGCGGCTGGGAACTTCGACACGATCCTCCTCGGCGGGGCTGTGATCTCGCCGGCGCTGCTCGAGCGCGCCGACGAACGCGGGCTGAGCATCGTGCGCACTTACGGCATGAGCGAAACCGCAGGCGGATGCGTCTACGACGGCGTCCCCTTCGACGGAGTCGAGATCATGATCACCGACTCCTCGACGATCGACCTGCGCGGTCCCGTCATAGCCGACTCCTACGTCGAATTCAGTGCCGAAGGTCAGATCAGTCCCGTCGACAGTCGCGGGCTGACCACCGACGATGACGGTTCACGCACGATGCACACCAGCGACCTGGGCCGACTCGACGATGGGGTGCTCTCGGTGCTCGGTCGTTCCGACGACATCATCGTCTCCGGCGGCACGAACGTCTCCCCCCACGAACTCGAGACCGGACTGCTGCCGGCTTGGCAGCACCATGGAATCGCCGAGGTGCTCGTGACCTGGGTGCCCGATGAGGAGTGGGGAAAGCTGCTCGTCGCCCTCGTTCGCCTCGAAGACGAAGTGTCGCCCACCGTGACCGCAGCTTTGGGATCATCGCGCGAGTTGGCGCGCCGTCTGGGGGCACTCGAACATGGGATGCACGGGCAGCCTCTGCCGCGGTTGGCCTTTCCCGTCACGGAGATCCCCAATCGTTCGATCGGCAAACCCGACCGGATTACCGCGTCTCGGCTAGCGGCCGAATTGGCTGAGGCCGAGAGACGAAGATCCCGAATACCTTAA
- a CDS encoding 1,4-dihydroxy-2-naphthoyl-CoA synthase, whose protein sequence is MTVSEIFDPSQWREVSGFDFTDITYHRAVKPDGTDLGCVRIAFDRPDIRNAFRPHTVDELYRALDHARQTSDVGAVLLTGNGPSSRDGGWAFCSGGDQRIRGRSGYQYASGETRESVDPARAGRLHILEVQRLIRTMPKIVIAVVPGWAAGGGHSLHVVCDMTIASRQHAKFKQTDADVGSYDAGYGSAYLAKMVGQKKAREIFFLGRTYSAQDMADMGAVNEVVDHEDLETAALTMAKEILGKSPNAQRMLKFAFNLLDDGLMGQQVFAGEATRLGYMTDEAVEGRDSFLEKRDPDWSPYPWYY, encoded by the coding sequence ATGACGGTTTCTGAAATCTTTGACCCCTCCCAGTGGCGTGAAGTCTCCGGATTCGACTTCACCGACATCACCTACCACCGCGCGGTCAAACCCGACGGCACCGACCTGGGGTGCGTGCGCATCGCATTCGACCGTCCCGATATCCGCAATGCCTTCCGCCCCCACACCGTCGACGAGCTCTACCGGGCCCTCGACCATGCCCGTCAGACCTCGGACGTCGGCGCGGTCCTGCTCACCGGCAACGGTCCCAGCTCACGCGACGGCGGCTGGGCCTTCTGCTCCGGCGGCGATCAGCGCATTCGCGGACGTTCCGGGTACCAGTACGCCTCCGGCGAGACCCGCGAATCCGTGGACCCGGCCCGCGCCGGTCGCCTCCACATCCTCGAGGTCCAACGACTCATCCGCACGATGCCCAAGATCGTCATCGCCGTCGTTCCCGGTTGGGCGGCCGGCGGCGGCCACAGCCTCCACGTCGTCTGTGACATGACCATCGCCTCTCGCCAGCATGCGAAGTTCAAGCAGACCGACGCCGATGTCGGCTCCTACGATGCCGGCTACGGCTCCGCGTACCTGGCGAAGATGGTCGGACAGAAGAAGGCCCGCGAGATCTTCTTCCTCGGGCGCACCTACTCTGCCCAGGACATGGCCGACATGGGCGCCGTCAACGAGGTCGTCGACCACGAAGACCTCGAGACCGCGGCGCTGACCATGGCCAAGGAGATCCTCGGCAAGTCTCCCAACGCCCAGCGGATGCTGAAATTCGCCTTCAACCTCCTCGACGACGGTCTCATGGGCCAGCAGGTCTTCGCAGGTGAGGCCACCCGCCTGGGATACATGACCGATGAGGCGGTCGAGGGCCGCGACTCCTTCCTGGAGAAACGCGACCCCGATTGGTCCCCCTACCCCTGGTACTACTGA